From one Phycodurus eques isolate BA_2022a chromosome 6, UOR_Pequ_1.1, whole genome shotgun sequence genomic stretch:
- the LOC133404425 gene encoding aspartate aminotransferase, cytoplasmic-like produces the protein MSVFGDVPQAPPVAVFKLSADFRDDSHPQKVNLGVGAYRTDDSQPWVLPVVKKVERLIVDDATLNHEYLPILGLPDFRSASSKVALGEDSPAIKEGRVGGVQALGGTGALRIGAEFLRRWYNGVNNTATPVYVSTPTWENHNAVFADAGFKDIRPYRYWDATKRGLDLSGLLDDLEKAPGGSIFVLHACAHNPTGTDPNQDEWKQMAEIMKRRNLFVFFDSAYQGFASGSLEKDAWAIRFFVSQGFELFVAQSFSKNFGLYNERVGNLTVVAQDGDNLGRILSQMEKIVRTTWSNPPSQGARIVSKTLNCPQLFAEWQANVKTMADRVLLMRDQLKSKLQALGTPGTWEHITQQIGMFSFTGLNPNQVAFMIKEKHVYLMASGRINMCGLTSKNLDYVAQSIHDAVTQVQ, from the exons ATGTCCGTGTTCGGTGACGTTCCGCAGGCGCCCCCGGTGGCTGTCTTCAAGCTGTCCGCCGACTTCCGAGACGACAGCCACCCACAGAAGGTGAACCTCGGCGTCGGAG CCTACCGCACAGATGACTCTCAGCCGTGGGTTCTACCGGTGGTGAAAAAGGTGGAGCGTTTAATCGTGGACGACGCCACCCTGAACCACGAGTACCTCCCCATCCTCGGCCTGCCAGACTTCCGTTCGGCCTCCTCCAAGGTCGCCCTGGGCGAAGACAGTCCCGCCATCAAGGAGGGGAGG GTGGGTGGAGTACAGGCTCTGGGTGGCACGGGCGCCCTGAGGATCGGTGCAGAGTTCTTGCGGCGCTGGTACAACGGCGTCAACAACACGGCCACGCCTGTTTATGTGTCTACGCCCACCTGGG AGAACCACAATGCTGTGTTTGCCGATGCTGGGTTCAAGGACATCCGTCCGTACCGCTACTGGGACGCCACCAAGAGAGGCCTGGACCTTAGCGGCCTGCTTGATGACCTTGAG AAAGCTCCGGGAGGTTCCATCTTTGTGCTTCACGCGTGCGCCCACAACCCCACAGGCACTGATCCTAATCAGGACGAATGGAAGCAGATGGCAGAGATCATGAAG AGGAGGAATCTGTTTGTGTTCTTTGACTCGGCCTACCAAGGCTTCGCCTCTGGCTCGCTGGAGAAAGACGCGTGGGCCATTCGCTTCTTTGTGTCTCAGGGCTTTGAACTCTTTGTGGCTCAGTCCTTCTCCAAGAACTTTGGCCTCTACA ACGAGAGGGTGGGCAACCTGACGGTGGTGGCGCAAGACGGCGACAACCTGGGCCGCATCCTCTCTCAGATGGAGAAGATCGTGAGGACCACCTGGTCCAACCCGCCCTCGCAGGGGGCTCGCATCGTCAGCAAAACACTCAACTGCCCCCAGCTCTTTGCAGAATG GCAAGCTAACGTAAAGACGATGGCCGACCGTGTGCTCCTCATGCGGGACCAGCTCAAGTCCAAGCTGCAGGCCCTCGGAACGCCAGGAACATGGGAGCACATCACCCAGCAGATCGGGATGTTCAGCTTCACGGGCCTCAAtc CCAATCAGGTGGCGTTCATGATCAAAGAGAAGCACGTGTACCTGATGGCGAGCGGTCGCATCAACATGTGCGGCCTCACCTCCAAGAACCTGGACTACGTGGCGCAGTCCATCCACGATGCCGTCACCCAGGTCCAGTGA